A region from the Mesorhizobium shangrilense genome encodes:
- a CDS encoding MaoC family dehydratase, with amino-acid sequence MAVEPISLDVLLASVGKEVGVSPWRVVTQRMIDQFADATDDHQFIHCDPERAKRETPFGGTIAHGFLSLSLLSAMTFETMPPLENGKMGVNHGFDTLRFLAPVKTGARIRTHFVLADVKVRPSGWVQTAHDVTIEIEGSKKPALTARWLTLTLLERQPETA; translated from the coding sequence ATCGCCGTGGAACCGATCAGTCTCGATGTGCTTCTGGCCAGTGTCGGCAAGGAAGTCGGCGTCTCGCCGTGGCGCGTGGTCACGCAACGCATGATCGACCAGTTCGCCGACGCCACCGACGACCACCAGTTCATCCACTGCGACCCGGAGCGCGCCAAGCGCGAGACGCCGTTCGGCGGCACCATCGCGCATGGCTTCCTGTCGCTGTCGCTTTTGTCGGCGATGACCTTCGAGACCATGCCGCCGCTGGAAAACGGCAAGATGGGGGTCAATCATGGTTTTGACACGCTGCGCTTCCTGGCGCCGGTGAAGACCGGTGCGCGCATCCGCACCCATTTCGTGCTGGCCGACGTCAAGGTGAGACCGTCGGGCTGGGTGCAGACGGCGCATGACGTGACGATCGAGATCGAGGGCTCGAAGAAGCCGGCGCTGACCGCGCGCTGGCTGACACTGACCCTTCTCGAGCGCCAGCCCGAGACGGCATGA